One genomic window of Sphingobacterium oryzagri includes the following:
- a CDS encoding ATP-binding cassette domain-containing protein produces the protein MSNPVVHIANLHLHYAGTAVLCDLNWRIYPGEHWVIAGKSGSGKSSLAKAIVKQEKAAGEITLTFDADSTMPAQAFYVANWYQFANLEGDRNFYYQQRYNKQQQNDTLTVYAELLHFGKKHGLDFDEATPILQALGFENCRETQLIELSSGEHKKLQLLQALWLKPQLLILDEPYTGLDKRSRTNLNNILDDMARDGSSLVLITNDQHLPASINRFAELEDGKLHAVPDLSAIQHDAARQQKPFPYFLQKAPAVDSDTMIELRNVFVRYGDKEVLKNISWRVKAGEKWLLQGPNGSGKSTLLSLLTGDHPQAYANDIALFGKKRGSGESIWDIKQRIGIISPELHWYFDKNATVFHAIASGFYDSIGWFLQVKYEEKKQIEQLLDFFDLLQDKDKLLHTLPLGKQRLALLARTIIKNPQLLILDEPCQGLDRSQTIHFNAVLDELSRYGKTLIYVGHYESQLPSCLDHRLVLEKGEVLVLEESQ, from the coding sequence ATGTCCAACCCCGTCGTCCATATCGCCAATTTACACTTGCACTATGCCGGCACGGCCGTGTTGTGCGATCTAAATTGGCGTATATACCCGGGCGAACATTGGGTTATCGCAGGCAAAAGCGGCTCTGGAAAATCTTCGTTGGCAAAGGCCATCGTTAAGCAAGAAAAAGCTGCCGGCGAAATTACCCTGACCTTTGACGCCGACAGTACGATGCCCGCGCAGGCATTTTATGTAGCCAACTGGTATCAATTTGCAAATCTGGAAGGTGATCGCAACTTTTACTACCAGCAACGCTACAATAAACAGCAGCAAAATGATACGCTTACGGTATACGCTGAGCTGCTGCATTTCGGCAAAAAGCACGGCCTGGATTTTGACGAGGCGACACCTATTTTACAGGCGTTGGGCTTTGAAAATTGCCGGGAGACGCAACTGATTGAACTTTCCAGCGGCGAGCATAAAAAGTTGCAATTGCTACAGGCGCTGTGGTTAAAACCGCAACTACTGATCCTTGACGAACCGTATACAGGTTTAGACAAACGCTCACGCACAAACCTTAACAACATATTAGATGATATGGCGCGCGATGGCAGCAGCCTTGTCTTGATCACAAACGACCAACATCTTCCGGCATCGATCAATCGTTTTGCCGAGCTGGAAGATGGAAAGTTACACGCTGTGCCCGATTTATCGGCCATACAGCACGATGCAGCAAGGCAGCAGAAACCATTTCCATATTTTCTACAAAAAGCACCTGCAGTAGACAGCGATACGATGATCGAACTGCGGAATGTTTTCGTGCGCTATGGCGACAAAGAGGTGTTGAAAAACATCAGTTGGCGTGTGAAGGCTGGCGAAAAATGGCTGTTGCAGGGCCCAAATGGTTCGGGGAAATCGACGTTGCTTAGCCTTCTAACCGGCGATCATCCGCAAGCCTACGCCAATGATATTGCTTTATTCGGCAAAAAACGAGGATCTGGCGAAAGCATCTGGGATATCAAGCAGAGAATAGGCATTATTTCGCCCGAATTGCATTGGTATTTTGATAAAAATGCCACCGTCTTTCACGCCATAGCATCGGGTTTTTACGACAGCATAGGCTGGTTTTTGCAGGTGAAATACGAAGAGAAAAAGCAAATCGAACAATTGCTGGACTTTTTTGATCTGCTGCAAGATAAGGATAAGCTTCTGCATACACTTCCATTGGGAAAGCAGCGATTGGCGCTTTTAGCCCGAACGATTATCAAAAACCCGCAACTATTGATCTTGGATGAGCCTTGTCAAGGACTAGACAGATCGCAAACCATACATTTCAATGCCGTACTGGATGAATTAAGCCGCTACGGAAAAACATTGATCTATGTTGGCCATTACGAATCGCAGTTGCCGAGTTGCCTGGACCATCGGCTGGTTTTGGAAAAAGGTGAAGTGCTGGTTTTAGAAGAAAGTCAATAA
- the leuD gene encoding 3-isopropylmalate dehydratase small subunit, whose product MKKFEKLTSQVVPLPIENIDTDQIIPARFLKATTRDGFGDNLFRDWRYDSDNQPKADFVMNNPTFSGKVLVAGKNFGCGSSREHAAWAIQDYGFDVVVSSFFADIFKGNALNNGVLPIQVPEDFLQKIFAVVFANPTSTVSVDLEEQTVKIDETGESYSFEINPYKKSCLINGYDDIDFILSHKDQIEEFEKNN is encoded by the coding sequence ATGAAGAAATTTGAAAAATTAACGTCTCAGGTGGTTCCATTGCCCATTGAGAATATAGATACCGACCAGATCATTCCTGCGCGTTTCCTGAAGGCGACGACACGGGATGGTTTCGGTGACAATTTGTTCCGCGACTGGCGTTACGATAGCGATAACCAACCCAAGGCTGACTTCGTGATGAATAATCCGACGTTTTCAGGCAAAGTTTTGGTTGCCGGAAAAAACTTTGGCTGTGGATCCAGCCGGGAACATGCTGCCTGGGCGATCCAGGATTATGGATTTGATGTGGTTGTCAGCTCGTTTTTTGCCGATATTTTTAAAGGCAACGCCTTAAATAACGGTGTACTGCCCATTCAAGTGCCAGAAGACTTCTTACAGAAAATATTTGCGGTGGTTTTTGCGAATCCTACAAGCACTGTAAGTGTAGACCTGGAAGAGCAAACCGTAAAGATTGACGAAACGGGCGAAAGCTATTCGTTTGAAATCAATCCATACAAAAAGTCGTGCCTAATTAACGGTTACGATGATATAGACTTTATTCTAAGTCACAAAGATCAAATCGAAGAATTCGAAAAAAACAACTAA
- the leuB gene encoding 3-isopropylmalate dehydrogenase, translating into MKKNILIIPGDGIGQEVTTWGKQVLETVAQQYGHEFSFDEAIMGHTAIEATGNPLPDETLEKAKASDAILFGAIGHAKYDNDPSAKVRPEQGLLKIRKELGLYANLRPILLFDELLDASSLKPEVLRGTDILFFRELTGDVYFGEKSRNEDNTFASDLMNYHRYEVERIARKAYDAARTRNKRLCSVDKANVLETSRLWREVVQEIAKEYPDVETEHMFIDNAAMQLVKNPKKFDVVLTANLFGDILTDEASQIAGSMGMLASASIGDGTGFFEPIHGSAHDIAGQNKANPLASILSAALMLDIAFGLQAEAKAVTHAVAETLKAGWRTGDIANAETAADKILGTNEMGAKVLSFFKK; encoded by the coding sequence ATGAAAAAAAATATTTTAATTATACCGGGCGACGGCATAGGACAGGAAGTCACGACCTGGGGTAAACAGGTGTTGGAAACCGTAGCACAACAGTACGGCCATGAATTTAGCTTCGACGAAGCCATCATGGGTCACACCGCGATTGAAGCCACTGGAAATCCCCTACCTGATGAAACCTTAGAGAAAGCAAAGGCTTCGGATGCTATTCTTTTCGGAGCCATTGGTCATGCAAAATATGATAACGATCCATCTGCTAAAGTAAGACCAGAGCAAGGCTTACTAAAAATTCGCAAGGAGCTTGGACTATATGCTAACCTGCGCCCTATCCTTCTTTTTGATGAGCTTTTAGATGCCTCCAGTCTCAAGCCAGAAGTGCTACGTGGAACTGATATCTTGTTTTTCCGCGAACTAACCGGAGACGTTTATTTTGGTGAGAAAAGCAGAAATGAAGATAATACGTTTGCTTCCGATTTGATGAATTACCATCGTTATGAGGTAGAGCGCATTGCTCGCAAGGCGTATGATGCTGCACGCACACGCAATAAGCGTTTATGCTCAGTAGATAAGGCGAATGTGTTAGAAACATCGAGATTATGGAGAGAGGTTGTGCAAGAGATTGCCAAAGAATATCCGGATGTAGAGACAGAGCACATGTTTATCGATAACGCAGCCATGCAGTTGGTGAAGAATCCTAAAAAGTTTGATGTCGTGCTTACGGCCAATCTTTTTGGCGATATCCTGACCGACGAAGCGTCGCAGATTGCCGGATCGATGGGCATGTTAGCGTCAGCTTCTATCGGTGACGGGACAGGCTTCTTTGAGCCTATTCATGGCTCTGCGCACGATATCGCTGGCCAAAACAAGGCAAACCCGTTAGCATCTATTCTTTCCGCAGCATTGATGTTGGATATTGCTTTTGGTCTGCAGGCGGAAGCAAAAGCCGTTACCCATGCCGTAGCAGAAACGCTGAAAGCAGGCTGGAGAACGGGCGATATTGCCAATGCAGAAACTGCGGCCGATAAGATTTTGGGAACGAATGAAATGGGTGCCAAAGTATTGTCTTTTTTCAAGAAGTAA
- the leuC gene encoding 3-isopropylmalate dehydratase large subunit produces MGKTLVEKIWDAHVVKRAEGFPDILYIDTHLIHEVTSPQAFDGLRKRGLPVLRPSQTVATADHNVPTIDQHLPIKEELSRYQVDMLTKNTKEFGIELYGLGHPYQGIVHVIGPELGITQPGKTMVCGDSHTSTHGAFGAIAFGIGTSQVEQVFATQCLLQQKPKTMKIEVNGDLAAGVGAKDIILYIIAKISAAGGTGYFVEYAGSAIRSLSMEGRMTICNMSIEMGARGGLIAPDQTTFDYVEGREFAPKGEEWDKALAYWKTLYSDSDAEFDVVLEYDAADIQPMITYGTNPGMGIGITENIPTTVSQPESERPSYQKAIDYMGFHDGESVLGKAVDYVFIGSCTNSRIEDLREVAAFVQGKQKAENVEVWIVPGSKQVEAQAKEEGIDKIFEQAGFALREPGCSACLGMNEDKIPAGKYCVSTSNRNFEGRQGPNARTMLASPLTAAAAAVTGKIVDIRQLI; encoded by the coding sequence ATGGGAAAAACATTAGTAGAGAAGATTTGGGATGCACATGTCGTGAAGCGCGCAGAAGGCTTCCCCGACATCCTGTATATCGACACACATTTAATTCACGAAGTAACTTCTCCACAGGCCTTTGATGGTTTGCGTAAACGAGGTTTACCCGTATTACGTCCTTCGCAGACCGTTGCTACGGCAGATCACAACGTACCGACAATAGATCAGCACTTACCGATCAAAGAAGAGCTGTCACGCTATCAGGTCGATATGCTGACCAAAAATACGAAAGAATTTGGCATCGAGTTGTACGGTTTAGGACATCCTTACCAAGGTATCGTGCACGTTATCGGACCCGAATTAGGCATTACACAGCCTGGGAAAACAATGGTATGCGGCGACAGCCACACCTCTACGCACGGTGCCTTTGGCGCTATTGCTTTTGGTATCGGTACTTCGCAAGTGGAGCAAGTTTTTGCCACGCAATGCCTTTTGCAGCAAAAACCAAAAACCATGAAAATTGAAGTGAATGGTGACTTGGCTGCTGGCGTGGGCGCAAAAGATATCATCCTTTATATTATCGCTAAAATATCGGCTGCTGGAGGGACAGGATATTTTGTGGAATATGCAGGCTCGGCAATTCGCTCCTTAAGTATGGAAGGCCGCATGACCATCTGTAACATGAGTATTGAAATGGGTGCACGCGGCGGACTTATTGCGCCAGATCAAACCACGTTTGACTATGTGGAGGGTCGCGAGTTTGCACCAAAAGGCGAAGAGTGGGATAAAGCATTAGCGTATTGGAAAACGTTGTATTCCGATTCGGATGCTGAATTTGACGTGGTGCTGGAATATGACGCGGCAGATATCCAACCGATGATTACCTACGGTACGAATCCGGGAATGGGCATCGGTATCACGGAAAACATCCCCACAACCGTTTCACAACCGGAAAGCGAACGACCTTCGTATCAAAAAGCAATCGACTATATGGGCTTTCACGATGGCGAGTCGGTACTAGGCAAAGCCGTTGACTACGTCTTTATCGGTAGCTGTACCAATTCCCGCATTGAAGATCTTCGGGAAGTTGCCGCTTTTGTTCAGGGAAAACAAAAAGCAGAAAACGTCGAAGTATGGATTGTACCGGGCTCTAAGCAAGTGGAGGCACAAGCCAAGGAAGAGGGCATTGACAAAATTTTTGAGCAAGCAGGATTTGCGCTGCGCGAGCCGGGCTGTTCGGCTTGTTTAGGCATGAATGAAGATAAAATTCCGGCAGGTAAATATTGCGTATCGACTTCAAACAGAAATTTTGAAGGACGCCAGGGTCCTAATGCGCGCACGATGCTGGCTAGCCCACTTACGGCCGCTGCAGCAGCTGTAACCGGCAAAATTGTTGATATCAGACAGTTGATTTAA
- a CDS encoding DUF2911 domain-containing protein: protein MKAASILFFLTMISFISMAQTDKSKRPSPPDSVKVTTHDGVNIAIHYSKPSLKGRQLGIDIAPVGKVWRTGANEATTIAVDKNVTIDGKQLPAGKYSLYSIPGEQTTTLIFNKVWNQWGTKYDQAQDALRVDVSNTSSSSNQEQFTITATAAGVVTLIWGGHAIPFQVKAGK from the coding sequence ATGAAAGCAGCAAGCATTTTATTCTTCCTGACGATGATTAGCTTCATCAGCATGGCACAAACAGACAAAAGCAAAAGACCAAGTCCGCCAGACAGCGTAAAAGTAACTACGCACGATGGTGTTAACATAGCCATTCATTACAGCAAACCTTCGTTAAAAGGACGCCAGCTCGGCATTGATATTGCTCCCGTAGGCAAAGTCTGGCGTACGGGCGCTAACGAAGCGACGACTATCGCTGTCGATAAAAACGTGACTATCGATGGAAAGCAACTTCCGGCGGGCAAATACAGCTTATACAGCATCCCGGGAGAGCAAACCACCACATTGATTTTTAACAAGGTGTGGAACCAATGGGGCACTAAGTATGATCAGGCTCAAGATGCGTTGCGCGTAGATGTTTCAAACACCTCATCCAGCAGCAATCAAGAACAGTTTACGATCACGGCTACAGCCGCAGGCGTGGTAACACTCATTTGGGGCGGACATGCGATTCCGTTTCAGGTGAAAGCCGGAAAATAG
- the ilvA gene encoding threonine ammonia-lyase IlvA has protein sequence MDLSTLSIDARQAAERIKDVVFRTPLQYNLHLSEKYGAEVYLKREDLQVVRSYKLRGAYNKIVSLTAEERSKGVTCASAGNHAQGVALSCKKLDIKGVIFMPGPTPRQKITQTEMWGNGNIEIVLTGDTFDDCQKAALDYTKEHGMTFIPPFDDLKVIEGQGTVAVEILEDLPDLDAIFMPIGGGGLSSGVSYHMKKYAPQVKLYGVEPEGAPSMLAALKNNGPIELEQINKFVDGAAVKKVGSLTYAISSQLLDSVKPVPEGKICTTILQLYNKDAIVAEPAGALSIAALEFHQEEIKGKKVVCVVSGGNNDIDRMSEIKEMSLLYEGFKHYFIVRFPQRPGALRLLVTEVLGPKDDITRFEYIKKTERERGPALIGIELNDPKEYTTFIERMKAYKFDFIEINKDQTLFEYLV, from the coding sequence ATGGATTTATCAACCTTATCTATAGACGCTCGGCAGGCAGCTGAACGCATCAAGGATGTTGTTTTCCGTACGCCCTTGCAATACAACTTACACCTATCTGAAAAATACGGTGCAGAAGTTTACCTGAAGCGAGAAGACCTGCAAGTCGTCCGTTCTTACAAATTACGTGGCGCTTACAATAAAATTGTCAGCCTGACGGCAGAAGAGCGTAGCAAAGGTGTGACCTGTGCCAGCGCAGGCAATCATGCCCAAGGTGTAGCGCTTTCCTGCAAAAAACTGGATATCAAAGGCGTCATCTTTATGCCCGGACCTACGCCGCGCCAAAAAATAACGCAAACGGAAATGTGGGGCAATGGCAATATCGAGATCGTATTAACCGGTGATACGTTTGACGATTGCCAAAAAGCAGCGCTTGATTATACCAAAGAACACGGCATGACCTTCATTCCGCCTTTTGACGATCTAAAAGTCATTGAAGGACAGGGGACAGTCGCTGTCGAGATCCTGGAAGATTTACCCGATCTTGATGCCATCTTTATGCCGATAGGTGGAGGCGGTTTGTCGTCTGGCGTGAGCTACCATATGAAAAAATACGCGCCACAGGTTAAACTCTATGGTGTGGAGCCAGAAGGCGCGCCATCTATGCTGGCCGCGTTAAAAAACAATGGCCCGATTGAACTCGAGCAGATCAACAAATTTGTAGACGGTGCCGCTGTCAAAAAAGTTGGCTCGCTAACTTACGCGATCAGCAGTCAGCTACTCGACAGCGTGAAGCCCGTGCCTGAAGGAAAGATCTGCACCACGATTCTACAACTGTATAACAAAGATGCGATCGTCGCAGAGCCTGCCGGTGCACTATCTATTGCCGCTTTAGAATTTCATCAGGAAGAGATCAAAGGGAAAAAAGTAGTTTGTGTCGTTTCCGGCGGGAATAACGACATCGACCGGATGAGTGAAATAAAGGAAATGTCGCTGCTTTACGAAGGCTTCAAACACTATTTCATCGTCCGTTTTCCGCAACGTCCGGGAGCGCTGCGCTTATTGGTGACGGAAGTGCTCGGCCCTAAAGACGATATCACGCGCTTTGAATATATCAAGAAAACCGAACGTGAACGCGGTCCTGCCTTGATCGGTATCGAGCTAAACGACCCGAAAGAATATACCACGTTTATCGAGCGTATGAAAGCTTACAAGTTTGACTTTATCGAAATCAACAAAGACCAAACCCTGTTTGAATACTTAGTTTAA
- a CDS encoding S41 family peptidase: MRKGYFVLLFCLIFAAGCKKDSPAPDPEPPVTVDTDDELMRDSIYYYYNLYSLWTQNIPDHSVLRTFTAPYRSNQSVLDALKALTPYYAGYGTSIDRFSYLVDDASTGQSSSNNARAFRMDTNDGYGIYFAWGRLSNTATVAYPIFFFVEGGSPAQVAGLTRGCVLLALNGDEQVTARINSDGSSVNSSDYNSFLTKFNTAIAASSLRLKVRNTAGEERELNLANRTYEINPISADTIYRYPEKNIGYLAFSSFEEVTSNNQNFQNFQRIFQEFEAANVTEFILDMRYNVGGYVSTAEYLANKMINAAGNGQLMFTYEVNAYLSQFKTGTNAEFADVYYRRNNNLALNKVYILVTEQTASAAELLINVLKPYLDVTLIAETTHTFGKPVGFFEQRIMNSVSLWATSFKTANKDGTTDYWNGLTADYPNVTDYIFYDFADPREDMIARALSLAGVSTSSANRAAVSRNGSAPTLSKKKLGMINKPEEKNMLKKRD; encoded by the coding sequence ATGAGAAAAGGGTACTTTGTACTGTTGTTTTGCTTAATTTTCGCAGCGGGCTGTAAAAAAGATTCACCAGCTCCGGATCCTGAGCCACCGGTAACGGTGGATACGGATGATGAGCTGATGCGAGACAGCATTTATTATTATTACAATTTATATTCCCTGTGGACGCAGAATATTCCAGATCACAGTGTCTTACGTACTTTTACGGCGCCTTATCGCTCAAACCAGTCGGTGCTTGATGCATTAAAAGCATTGACGCCATACTACGCGGGTTATGGCACAAGTATCGACCGCTTTTCTTATTTGGTTGATGATGCCAGTACCGGGCAAAGCAGCAGCAATAATGCGCGCGCATTCCGTATGGATACCAATGACGGTTACGGTATTTACTTTGCCTGGGGTCGATTATCCAATACGGCAACGGTGGCCTATCCCATTTTTTTCTTTGTAGAAGGTGGTTCGCCAGCCCAGGTGGCTGGATTGACGAGAGGCTGTGTGCTGTTGGCTTTAAATGGAGACGAACAAGTTACCGCACGCATAAACAGCGATGGTAGCTCGGTTAACTCGTCAGATTACAATAGCTTCTTGACGAAGTTTAATACTGCCATTGCCGCCAGCTCGCTTCGCCTCAAGGTGCGCAATACGGCAGGCGAAGAACGGGAACTTAACTTAGCCAACCGCACCTACGAGATCAACCCGATATCTGCCGATACCATTTACCGATATCCAGAAAAAAATATCGGATATCTGGCGTTTTCTTCTTTTGAAGAAGTGACATCTAATAATCAAAACTTCCAAAACTTCCAACGTATTTTTCAGGAATTTGAGGCGGCAAATGTCACCGAGTTTATCTTGGACATGCGTTACAATGTAGGCGGATACGTCAGTACGGCCGAATATCTGGCAAATAAAATGATCAACGCTGCCGGAAATGGTCAACTCATGTTTACTTATGAGGTGAATGCTTATTTGTCACAATTTAAAACTGGCACCAATGCGGAGTTTGCCGACGTATATTACAGACGCAATAACAATTTGGCTCTAAACAAGGTTTATATCTTGGTTACCGAACAAACGGCTTCTGCTGCCGAGTTATTGATCAATGTCTTGAAGCCATACCTCGATGTGACGCTTATTGCGGAGACAACCCATACGTTTGGCAAGCCGGTGGGCTTTTTTGAACAGCGGATTATGAACTCGGTATCGCTGTGGGCAACATCGTTTAAAACAGCTAATAAAGACGGAACTACCGATTACTGGAATGGTCTAACGGCAGATTATCCCAACGTAACGGATTATATATTTTATGATTTTGCCGATCCACGCGAGGATATGATTGCGCGTGCGTTAAGTCTTGCTGGTGTAAGCACAAGTTCAGCCAATAGAGCTGCGGTGTCACGAAATGGATCGGCGCCTACCTTGTCTAAAAAGAAACTCGGCATGATCAATAAACCCGAGGAAAAGAATATGTTGAAGAAAAGAGATTAG
- a CDS encoding 2-isopropylmalate synthase: MLHDPNHLYIFDTTLRDGEQVPGCQLTTPEKIEIAKDLEYLGVDIIEAGFPVSSPGDFQSVVELSKAVDNVIICALTRAHKNDIDVAADALKFAKRPRIHTGIGASDMHIKYKFSSTREEILERAVAAVKHAKSYVEDVEFYAEDAGRADLAYLAQMVEAVIAAGATVVNIPDTNGYCLPDQYGAKIKYLKEHVSNIDQAIISAHCHNDLGLATANSIAAVQNGARQVECTINGIGERAGNTSLEEVAMILKVHQQQFPNLSSNINSKLFTAISQKVSTMMRMPVQPNKAIVGKNAFAHSSGIHQDGFLKHRENYEIIRPEDVGLNEAGIILTARSGRHALKHHLERLGYQLDKDELAVTYEKFLVVADAKKDLCDDDLKALMQS, translated from the coding sequence ATGCTACACGATCCGAATCACTTATATATTTTCGACACCACGCTTCGCGATGGAGAGCAAGTACCAGGATGTCAGTTAACTACACCAGAGAAAATCGAAATCGCGAAAGATCTGGAATACCTTGGCGTAGATATTATCGAAGCCGGATTTCCGGTGTCGAGTCCGGGCGATTTTCAATCGGTGGTTGAGCTATCCAAAGCGGTAGACAACGTGATCATCTGTGCCTTAACGCGAGCGCACAAAAATGATATCGATGTAGCGGCCGATGCGCTAAAATTTGCCAAACGCCCGCGTATCCATACCGGGATCGGTGCATCCGATATGCACATCAAATATAAATTCAGCTCCACACGTGAAGAGATTTTGGAACGTGCTGTTGCCGCCGTAAAGCATGCAAAATCGTATGTGGAAGACGTCGAGTTTTATGCAGAAGATGCTGGGCGTGCCGATTTAGCTTACTTGGCGCAGATGGTGGAAGCCGTTATTGCTGCTGGAGCCACCGTCGTGAATATTCCTGATACCAACGGTTATTGTTTGCCCGATCAGTACGGCGCAAAAATCAAGTACTTAAAAGAGCATGTCAGCAACATCGATCAAGCCATTATTTCGGCGCATTGTCACAATGATTTGGGCTTGGCTACAGCCAACTCCATCGCGGCCGTACAAAACGGCGCGCGTCAGGTGGAGTGTACTATCAACGGTATTGGTGAACGTGCGGGTAACACCTCGCTGGAAGAAGTAGCGATGATTTTGAAAGTGCATCAACAACAGTTTCCAAACTTGTCTTCTAACATCAATAGCAAGCTCTTTACGGCTATTTCGCAAAAGGTAAGCACCATGATGCGTATGCCTGTGCAACCCAATAAAGCGATTGTTGGAAAGAATGCTTTTGCGCACAGTTCTGGTATACACCAGGATGGATTCCTGAAGCATCGTGAAAACTATGAAATTATCCGTCCGGAAGATGTTGGTTTAAATGAAGCAGGCATTATCTTGACCGCACGCTCGGGCCGACATGCTTTGAAGCATCACTTAGAACGTCTTGGCTATCAACTGGATAAAGATGAGCTTGCCGTGACTTACGAAAAATTTCTGGTGGTGGCCGACGCGAAAAAAGATCTTTGTGACGACGATCTTAAAGCCTTGATGCAATCGTAA
- the ilvC gene encoding ketol-acid reductoisomerase, translating into MANYFNTLPLREQLEQLSHAEFMETAEFADGVDALKGKKIVIVGAGAQGLNQGLNLRDSGLDISYALRKEAIEQKRDSWKNATDNNFTVGTYDELIPTADLVINLTPDKQHTAVITAVMPLMKQGAALSYSHGFNIVEEGMQIRKDITVLMVAPKCPGSEVRAEYLRGFGVPTLIAVHPENDPEGKGWAYAKAYCVGTGGHHAGVLKSSFVAEVKSDLMGEQTILCGLLQTGSILSFDKMVEKGIDAGYASKLVQYGVEVITEALKHGGVSGMLDRLSNPAKIKAFQISEELKDIMRPLFQKHQDDIMSGEFSKTMMEDWANGDVNLLKWRAETGETAFEKTPAGDVKIGEQEYFDNYLLMVAFVRAGVELAFETMVEAGIKPESAYYESLHETPLIANTIARKKLFEMNRVISDTAEYGCYLFDQACKPLLADFMKKVDTDLVGKNYNEDKDGAVDNVQLVQVNEILRNHPVETVGVKLRKAMTAMKAIKTV; encoded by the coding sequence ATGGCAAATTATTTCAACACATTACCGCTTAGAGAACAACTAGAACAGTTGAGTCATGCTGAATTTATGGAAACTGCTGAATTTGCAGACGGCGTAGATGCTTTAAAAGGTAAAAAAATCGTAATTGTAGGTGCCGGCGCACAAGGCTTGAACCAGGGTTTAAACCTAAGAGATAGCGGTCTGGATATCTCCTACGCATTACGTAAAGAAGCTATTGAACAAAAAAGAGATTCCTGGAAAAATGCGACGGATAACAACTTCACCGTAGGTACATACGATGAGTTAATCCCGACAGCAGACCTGGTGATCAATTTAACACCAGATAAACAACACACTGCGGTTATCACAGCGGTTATGCCGTTGATGAAGCAAGGCGCAGCACTTTCGTATTCGCACGGTTTTAACATCGTAGAAGAAGGTATGCAAATTCGTAAAGATATCACGGTATTAATGGTAGCACCTAAATGTCCAGGTTCTGAAGTACGTGCAGAATACTTGCGCGGATTTGGTGTACCAACATTGATCGCTGTGCATCCAGAAAACGATCCGGAAGGAAAAGGATGGGCTTATGCAAAAGCTTATTGCGTAGGAACAGGCGGCCACCATGCGGGTGTTTTAAAATCATCATTCGTTGCCGAAGTAAAGTCTGATTTAATGGGTGAGCAAACGATCCTTTGTGGGTTGTTACAAACAGGCTCGATCCTTTCTTTCGATAAGATGGTAGAAAAAGGTATCGACGCCGGATATGCATCCAAATTGGTACAATATGGCGTAGAGGTCATCACCGAAGCCTTAAAACACGGTGGTGTAAGCGGCATGCTAGATCGCTTGTCGAATCCGGCAAAAATCAAAGCTTTCCAAATTTCTGAAGAGCTGAAAGATATTATGCGTCCGTTGTTCCAGAAACACCAGGACGATATCATGTCGGGCGAATTTAGCAAAACGATGATGGAAGACTGGGCCAATGGCGATGTAAACCTGTTGAAATGGCGTGCAGAAACGGGTGAAACAGCTTTTGAAAAAACGCCTGCTGGCGACGTAAAAATCGGCGAACAAGAATATTTCGACAACTACCTTCTTATGGTAGCTTTCGTAAGAGCGGGTGTAGAATTGGCGTTTGAAACGATGGTGGAAGCGGGTATAAAACCAGAGTCTGCATATTACGAATCGTTGCACGAAACACCATTGATCGCTAACACGATTGCGCGCAAAAAATTATTTGAAATGAACCGTGTGATCTCCGATACAGCAGAATATGGTTGTTACCTGTTTGATCAGGCTTGTAAACCATTGTTGGCCGATTTCATGAAGAAAGTAGATACGGATCTTGTGGGCAAAAACTACAATGAAGATAAAGACGGTGCGGTAGATAATGTACAGCTGGTTCAGGTGAACGAAATCTTGCGCAACCACCCGGTAGAGACGGTGGGTGTTAAGCTACGCAAAGCGATGACCGCAATGAAAGCCATCAAAACTGTCTAA